A region of Nostoc sp. 'Peltigera membranacea cyanobiont' N6 DNA encodes the following proteins:
- a CDS encoding tetratricopeptide repeat protein, protein MQTIRIQLRESTQETVELRYWLPQIKHYESRRLKLAEIADFLKQGEDDYYKPLPYLPGIGQQLFFWLDGDGRWLSRGIANCLGEGLVIAIDTDKQLAHLPWEVLHDGADFLVKRVNPVVLPLRWIEKETEAFSVEARQLRVLFMATDPEDVQPKLEFEQEEARILADTRDFAVDLRVEESGCVSELGKVWSRYFNDFDVFHLTGHASITPGEAEKNPTPNPSPQARRGEDLEANTPYFITETEVGERHETTAAELAEVFRFRFPKLVFLSGCRTGQAADKGAVPSMAEALIEQGARAVLSWGRPVEDRTATAAAAHLYGKLAAGYQLAEALASTYQQLFKQNVRDWHLLRLYVQGECPGALVEVLGDVPPSAPEPAYQQFLDPDTQLVRVAKPSEFVGRRRTLQRCLKAIRTSLGVLIHGLGGVGKSTVTARLLERMVGYHRLVNFRQLDEDKLLKSLAEQCTSERGHEILNGKLPLMQRLTKFFTEGLNTKEQRFAFVLDDFEANLDLRNGVYVLQPQVVDVLLALLKAMQNSQLPHKVIITCRYNFTLSELNHRLYREPLGALGGADLIKKYKRLDSFNGSWQFQPDLPERAKKAADGNPRLLEWLDKILQNSPKSPEAERGVEMILQKMADKEKEFREDILAQVLLKQQTPALRQMLGKLLVYELPVPQAAISPICEDISSWESDIQRAEILGLLEVTLTNNTERLYRVPRILSPLLEFPENPKGEELYKQAAQILYRLWWEEETTTEAQKLEIHRLALLGKDEEIAVNVANYVSRIWIPRSRFRDTNKICQDTLKNIRDYRILSNLARVEIELGKLKEAVEHYQEALKLCPDNEIIELCGIKHCLAYIKSKSGELDIALDIYQECLIDSEKIGHFKGKASALHEIARIYLLKGKVDNALHKYQECLAIQENIGDIKGQASTLHQIAYIKAQKGRIQESLAIYEKSFYMKDSIGDLKGKISTLHQIASLKEEQGDLEAVFNLLQMSLKIVEETGSVELKAALFYNMAITYTKARRFDLAINSLNTSFKLAEQIDDIQGQGIALHQLGVVSEQQSKFENALQFYSKSLNFSEQIGYLKGQVHTLHQIANIYVNQRRIDDALVIYKKALEIEDDIQDMRGKASTLACLGQMLVYEFGDYEQGLDYLHQSLSILQHLQSSEADIVKQIIFSIQNSSL, encoded by the coding sequence GTGCAAACTATCCGCATTCAACTTCGGGAAAGTACGCAGGAAACAGTTGAACTCAGGTATTGGCTACCTCAAATAAAACACTATGAATCGCGTCGCCTGAAATTAGCAGAAATCGCTGATTTCCTTAAGCAAGGCGAAGACGATTACTATAAACCTCTGCCCTATTTACCAGGAATCGGGCAGCAGTTATTTTTTTGGTTGGATGGGGATGGACGGTGGTTGAGTCGGGGAATTGCTAACTGTCTCGGTGAGGGGTTGGTAATTGCTATTGATACTGATAAACAACTGGCACATCTACCTTGGGAAGTGTTGCATGATGGTGCGGATTTTTTGGTGAAGCGGGTTAATCCGGTAGTTTTGCCTCTGCGCTGGATTGAGAAAGAAACGGAAGCGTTTTCTGTGGAAGCACGACAATTGCGAGTATTGTTTATGGCAACCGACCCGGAAGATGTGCAACCAAAGTTAGAGTTTGAACAGGAAGAAGCGAGAATTCTGGCAGATACGCGAGATTTTGCTGTAGATTTGCGGGTGGAAGAAAGCGGTTGCGTTAGCGAGTTGGGTAAGGTGTGGAGTCGCTATTTTAATGACTTTGATGTGTTTCACCTCACAGGACACGCCTCAATTACTCCTGGTGAGGCGGAAAAGAACCCCACCCCCAACCCCTCCCCGCAAGCGAGGAGGGGAGAAGATTTGGAGGCGAATACGCCTTATTTTATTACGGAGACGGAAGTTGGGGAACGCCACGAAACTACAGCCGCAGAACTGGCGGAAGTTTTTCGGTTTCGTTTTCCTAAGTTGGTGTTTTTATCTGGGTGTCGGACTGGACAAGCAGCAGATAAAGGCGCTGTCCCTTCAATGGCTGAGGCACTTATTGAACAAGGGGCGAGGGCTGTTTTAAGTTGGGGGCGACCTGTGGAAGATCGGACAGCTACAGCCGCCGCCGCGCACCTCTACGGCAAATTGGCAGCCGGATATCAATTAGCTGAAGCACTCGCTAGCACTTACCAGCAGTTGTTTAAACAGAATGTGCGTGACTGGCATTTGTTGCGGTTATATGTCCAGGGAGAATGTCCCGGTGCGTTGGTGGAAGTGTTGGGAGATGTGCCACCCTCAGCGCCGGAACCTGCATACCAACAGTTTTTAGATCCCGATACCCAACTGGTGCGGGTGGCGAAACCCTCTGAGTTTGTTGGCAGACGGCGGACTTTGCAACGTTGTCTCAAAGCTATTCGCACTTCATTAGGGGTACTAATTCACGGACTGGGGGGTGTGGGTAAGAGTACTGTGACGGCGCGACTTCTGGAAAGGATGGTTGGCTATCACAGGCTGGTGAATTTTCGGCAACTGGATGAGGACAAACTGCTCAAATCCCTTGCTGAACAATGTACCTCGGAACGGGGGCATGAAATTCTCAATGGCAAGTTACCCTTGATGCAGCGCCTCACCAAGTTTTTCACTGAAGGACTGAATACCAAAGAACAGCGCTTTGCCTTTGTGCTGGATGACTTTGAGGCTAATTTGGATTTACGAAATGGGGTTTATGTCTTGCAACCACAAGTTGTGGATGTTCTGCTGGCGTTGCTGAAGGCGATGCAAAATTCCCAACTTCCCCACAAGGTAATTATTACCTGTCGCTACAATTTCACTTTGTCGGAACTGAATCATCGTCTGTACCGCGAACCTCTGGGGGCTTTGGGTGGGGCAGATTTAATTAAAAAGTATAAACGTCTGGATTCGTTTAATGGCAGTTGGCAATTTCAGCCAGATTTGCCCGAACGTGCCAAAAAAGCAGCAGATGGAAATCCTCGGCTGTTGGAATGGTTAGATAAGATTTTGCAAAATTCCCCGAAGTCGCCAGAAGCCGAGAGGGGAGTTGAGATGATTCTGCAAAAGATGGCAGATAAGGAAAAGGAATTTCGTGAGGATATTTTGGCACAGGTATTGCTGAAGCAGCAAACTCCAGCTTTGCGTCAAATGCTGGGGAAGTTGTTGGTGTATGAGTTACCTGTTCCTCAAGCTGCGATTTCCCCGATTTGTGAGGATATCTCAAGTTGGGAAAGTGATATTCAACGCGCTGAAATTTTGGGTTTGTTGGAAGTTACCCTCACCAACAACACAGAGAGGTTGTATCGTGTTCCCCGGATTTTGTCACCGTTGCTTGAGTTTCCAGAAAACCCCAAGGGTGAAGAGTTGTATAAACAAGCTGCACAAATTTTGTATCGCCTGTGGTGGGAAGAGGAAACTACGACGGAGGCACAAAAGCTAGAAATTCATCGCTTGGCGTTGTTGGGGAAGGATGAAGAAATTGCTGTCAATGTTGCGAATTATGTTTCTAGAATATGGATTCCTCGTAGTCGTTTCCGAGATACTAATAAAATTTGTCAAGATACACTTAAAAATATAAGAGACTATCGTATTCTCAGTAATTTAGCTCGTGTTGAAATTGAGCTAGGTAAGCTTAAAGAAGCTGTGGAGCATTATCAAGAAGCTTTAAAACTTTGTCCAGATAATGAAATAATTGAACTCTGCGGGATTAAACACTGCTTGGCATATATTAAATCTAAAAGCGGAGAATTAGATATAGCTCTTGACATTTACCAAGAATGTCTTATAGATAGCGAAAAAATTGGTCATTTTAAGGGTAAAGCTTCAGCATTGCATGAGATAGCAAGAATATATCTTTTAAAAGGCAAGGTAGATAATGCACTTCATAAATATCAAGAGTGCCTAGCAATTCAAGAAAATATTGGTGATATTAAAGGTCAAGCATCAACATTACATCAAATTGCATACATAAAAGCACAAAAAGGAAGAATACAAGAATCTCTTGCTATTTATGAAAAATCTTTCTATATGAAAGATAGTATTGGTGATCTTAAAGGAAAAATATCAACTTTGCATCAAATTGCATCTCTTAAAGAAGAGCAAGGAGACTTAGAAGCAGTTTTTAATCTTTTACAGATGTCTCTAAAAATAGTTGAAGAAACTGGTAGCGTTGAACTTAAAGCTGCATTATTTTATAATATGGCAATTACTTATACTAAAGCTAGAAGATTTGATTTAGCAATTAATTCCCTTAATACTTCGTTTAAACTTGCTGAACAAATTGATGATATTCAAGGTCAAGGAATTGCATTACATCAACTTGGTGTAGTATCCGAACAACAAAGTAAATTTGAAAATGCACTTCAGTTTTATAGTAAATCTTTGAATTTTAGTGAGCAAATTGGATATTTAAAAGGTCAGGTACATACATTACATCAAATAGCAAATATTTATGTAAATCAAAGAAGAATTGATGATGCTTTAGTCATATACAAAAAAGCGCTTGAAATAGAAGATGACATACAAGATATGAGAGGTAAAGCCAGTACATTGGCTTGTTTAGGACAAATGCTGGTATATGAATTTGGTGATTATGAGCAAGGATTAGATTATTTACACCAATCATTGAGCATATTACAGCATCTTCAATCTTCTGAAGCTGATATAGTCAAACAAATAATATTTAGCATCCAGAACTCAAGTCTTTAA
- a CDS encoding type II toxin-antitoxin system VapC family toxin, which yields MSLNYLLDTNILSEAKRPHPNEKVMEKLRLYRQETATAILVIHEMLYGCLRLPISKKRQDIEDYINNVILAEIPLFDYDLKSAQYHAQERARLSKIGKNPGFIDGQIASIAVKNNLILVTNNVADFQDFDGINIENWFIN from the coding sequence ATGAGTCTAAATTATTTACTAGATACTAATATTTTGTCGGAGGCTAAACGACCTCATCCCAACGAGAAAGTAATGGAAAAGCTAAGGTTATATAGACAAGAAACAGCCACAGCTATCCTAGTTATCCATGAAATGTTATATGGTTGTTTACGTCTTCCTATTTCTAAAAAACGTCAAGATATAGAGGATTATATCAACAACGTAATTTTAGCAGAAATCCCTTTATTTGATTACGATCTAAAATCTGCACAATATCATGCTCAGGAAAGAGCTAGATTATCAAAAATTGGTAAAAATCCTGGATTTATTGATGGGCAAATTGCGAGTATTGCAGTTAAAAATAACTTGATTTTAGTAACGAATAATGTAGCAGATTTTCAAGATTTTGATGGTATAAACATAGAAAATTGGTTCATTAATTAA
- a CDS encoding type II toxin-antitoxin system HigB family toxin produces the protein MHIISFRNLREYAETHADCQEALSNWYKVASKAKWSNLVEVQQIFIKAEAVGNFTVFNIKGNKYRLIVSIDYQGQLIYIKYILTHAEYDKENWKDDPYF, from the coding sequence ATGCACATTATTAGTTTTAGAAACTTAAGAGAATATGCAGAAACCCATGCAGATTGTCAGGAAGCATTAAGCAATTGGTATAAGGTTGCTAGTAAAGCGAAATGGTCAAATTTAGTTGAAGTACAGCAAATTTTTATTAAAGCTGAAGCTGTTGGTAACTTTACAGTATTCAATATTAAAGGAAATAAATATCGTTTGATTGTTAGTATAGATTATCAAGGACAGTTAATTTATATTAAATATATCCTCACACATGCGGAATATGATAAGGAGAACTGGAAAGATGACCCTTACTTTTAA
- a CDS encoding helix-turn-helix domain-containing protein, with product MTLTFNPDKYKELLTAYLPKLIKSEVENEQALKIVEDLMHRERTPEEDELYQLLITLIEKFEQEYYQPMQQNNPVSMLLFLLEESERSRDDLVAVLGTENLVNNILNGQEKINTEQARKLGDFFNVESTLFME from the coding sequence ATGACCCTTACTTTTAATCCAGATAAATACAAGGAATTATTAACAGCTTATCTTCCCAAACTGATAAAAAGTGAAGTTGAAAATGAGCAAGCTTTAAAGATAGTAGAAGATTTAATGCACCGGGAACGCACCCCAGAAGAAGACGAACTTTATCAGTTATTAATTACTTTAATTGAAAAGTTTGAACAGGAATATTATCAGCCAATGCAGCAGAATAATCCTGTATCTATGTTGTTATTTCTTTTAGAGGAATCTGAGAGAAGTAGAGATGATTTAGTAGCAGTTTTAGGAACAGAAAATTTGGTTAATAATATTTTAAATGGGCAAGAGAAGATAAATACAGAACAAGCACGTAAGCTGGGAGATTTTTTTAATGTAGAATCTACTTTATTTATGGAATAA
- a CDS encoding response regulator transcription factor: protein MSTVLIVEDSIAQREMITDLLKATGLTVTHASDGLEALEAIQIAPPDLVVLDIVMPRMNGYEVCRRLKSDPKTQNVPVVMCSSKGEEFDRYWGMKQGADAYIAKPFQPTELVGTVKQLLRG from the coding sequence ATGAGTACAGTTCTGATTGTAGAAGACAGTATCGCACAAAGGGAGATGATTACAGACCTCCTGAAAGCAACTGGACTAACAGTTACCCATGCTAGTGATGGATTAGAAGCATTGGAGGCAATTCAAATAGCACCTCCCGATTTAGTGGTGTTGGATATTGTTATGCCCCGGATGAACGGCTACGAAGTTTGTCGGCGGTTAAAATCCGATCCAAAAACCCAAAATGTCCCTGTGGTGATGTGTTCTTCCAAAGGCGAAGAATTCGATCGCTATTGGGGCATGAAGCAGGGTGCAGATGCCTACATAGCCAAACCGTTTCAACCAACCGAATTGGTAGGAACAGTCAAACAACTGCTGCGAGGATAA
- the hmpF gene encoding pilus motility taxis protein HmpF: protein MLYLAEVQKQKGGLLSGGGKTELKLLACQRTDQNWNTVSEEVIAAEDASKLNDGALVLVELNPNRQVQRIQEAGRPLVNILQNFSRQLEKFKLKEDEIDQWKQSLTFQAQELNRREMDMEVRSEQLQNMEEELQQLEQQKQEVDTSRQEIERLQTEVERNRLELEGAWEHLRGEQRRLEEHQADFKQGMVLDEEQSRVMSELLDRLSSRVAPTETVREHLHLAFELVEKQQATLTPHWQKLEEQKTAIAQQQTEVERLSQTFSDRQNALQEAQNTLVQQTAQLQINTADLSSKQEYARIIKDQLRNAEELYQQIHTLAATSGDVVLGQQANVEALDKMSLEELQKIVQDLQHKLQIDASFVHDQEQELTYKQEAIEELQNKLSQASDQDHINLELELTDEKDLYQMLNSSLVGQRRNMLQHQKFLKQHQAVLLRRQGHPVVEEEEGNKVNLEPVLLQIETQRQQYSQEIQKLEREIDQIRSGIELNQGMIDNQTHDLDEKRQELKAIEENLLSLRRTTAEYSGRVNLYQETLQPIQDSLDGLRQKLQGIAESLEQFQETGDRQVQGIAQLRQTLQSLMPQPELLAS from the coding sequence GTGCTGTATTTAGCAGAAGTACAAAAACAGAAAGGTGGTTTACTCAGTGGCGGTGGCAAAACTGAACTGAAATTGCTAGCTTGTCAGCGAACTGACCAGAATTGGAATACTGTGTCGGAAGAAGTAATTGCTGCTGAGGACGCAAGCAAATTAAATGATGGCGCTTTGGTACTGGTTGAACTGAATCCAAATCGTCAAGTGCAGCGAATTCAAGAAGCAGGGCGGCCACTAGTCAATATTTTGCAGAATTTTTCCCGCCAATTGGAGAAATTTAAGCTCAAGGAAGATGAAATCGATCAGTGGAAACAGTCGTTAACGTTTCAGGCGCAAGAGTTGAATCGCCGTGAAATGGACATGGAAGTACGCTCAGAACAGTTGCAAAATATGGAAGAGGAGTTGCAACAACTAGAGCAACAAAAACAAGAAGTTGATACATCCCGCCAAGAAATTGAACGGTTACAAACAGAAGTTGAACGCAACCGCCTAGAATTGGAAGGCGCTTGGGAACATTTGCGGGGTGAGCAACGCCGCCTAGAGGAACATCAAGCGGATTTTAAACAAGGGATGGTTTTGGATGAAGAGCAAAGTCGGGTAATGAGTGAGTTACTCGATCGCTTATCTAGTCGCGTAGCTCCCACGGAAACAGTCAGAGAACACCTGCATCTAGCCTTTGAATTGGTGGAAAAGCAGCAAGCAACTCTTACTCCACACTGGCAAAAACTAGAAGAGCAAAAAACTGCGATCGCCCAACAGCAAACAGAAGTGGAGCGGTTGTCACAAACATTTAGCGATCGCCAAAATGCGTTGCAAGAAGCACAAAATACTCTAGTTCAGCAAACGGCCCAATTGCAGATAAATACAGCAGACCTTAGCAGCAAGCAAGAGTATGCGCGGATAATCAAAGATCAGTTAAGAAATGCGGAAGAGTTATATCAACAAATTCACACTTTAGCTGCAACGTCTGGTGATGTAGTTCTCGGCCAGCAAGCTAATGTGGAAGCTTTGGATAAAATGTCTTTAGAAGAACTACAAAAGATAGTCCAAGACTTGCAGCATAAGCTGCAAATAGATGCTAGCTTTGTTCACGATCAAGAACAAGAACTGACATATAAACAAGAAGCTATAGAAGAACTGCAAAATAAATTAAGCCAAGCATCTGACCAGGATCACATCAATTTGGAACTGGAATTAACGGATGAAAAAGACCTCTATCAGATGCTAAACTCCAGTTTGGTGGGACAACGCCGTAATATGTTACAGCATCAGAAGTTTCTCAAGCAACACCAAGCTGTATTACTACGGCGACAAGGACATCCTGTTGTTGAGGAAGAAGAGGGTAATAAAGTTAATTTAGAACCGGTTCTGTTACAGATTGAAACCCAGCGACAACAATATTCGCAGGAAATCCAAAAGCTGGAACGTGAAATCGATCAGATCCGTTCTGGTATTGAGCTAAATCAAGGAATGATTGACAATCAAACTCACGATTTGGATGAAAAGCGCCAAGAACTGAAAGCGATCGAAGAAAATTTGCTATCTCTACGAAGAACAACTGCTGAATATTCTGGTCGGGTGAATCTTTATCAAGAAACACTCCAACCAATTCAGGATTCCTTGGATGGATTACGGCAAAAGCTGCAAGGAATTGCAGAATCTTTGGAGCAATTCCAGGAAACTGGCGATCGTCAAGTCCAAGGGATCGCTCAATTACGTCAAACTCTCCAGAGTCTAATGCCTCAGCCAGAATTGTTAGCGTCATAA
- a CDS encoding Uma2 family endonuclease: protein MVQTPVKKLTFEEFLEQYPNGGIYELLKGEIIPVEVTRAHKNVSRFLMLAFNDEIRRLGLEYIADKDIIIKTFTDAGQEQGRNPDVSVVSASQWNSNVLAYGALIEAIQLAVEVTSTNWDDDYVDKLDEYQRLGIIEYWIVDYLAIASRAYLGNPKLPTIFVYQLVNGQYQVQKFTGNDRIISSTFPELAVTVKEVIAASQIQKL, encoded by the coding sequence ATGGTTCAGACTCCAGTTAAAAAACTAACTTTTGAAGAGTTTCTAGAGCAATACCCTAATGGTGGCATTTACGAACTACTCAAGGGAGAGATTATACCAGTAGAGGTAACTAGAGCGCATAAGAATGTGTCCAGGTTTTTAATGCTTGCCTTCAATGATGAAATTAGACGCTTGGGACTTGAATATATTGCTGACAAAGATATCATCATCAAAACGTTTACTGATGCTGGGCAAGAACAAGGCAGAAATCCAGATGTGAGCGTAGTTAGTGCATCACAGTGGAACAGCAATGTTTTAGCTTACGGGGCGCTGATTGAGGCGATTCAACTTGCTGTAGAAGTTACCTCAACAAACTGGGATGATGATTACGTTGACAAATTAGATGAGTATCAGCGACTTGGTATCATTGAATATTGGATTGTAGATTATCTGGCGATCGCTTCTCGTGCTTATCTCGGTAATCCCAAACTCCCCACGATTTTTGTTTATCAATTGGTTAATGGTCAATACCAAGTCCAAAAGTTTACAGGCAATGACCGTATTATTTCTAGTACTTTCCCCGAACTAGCGGTAACTGTTAAAGAAGTTATAGCTGCAAGTCAAATCCAAAAACTCTAA
- a CDS encoding DUF2281 domain-containing protein: MTIEQTVLQTFRELPPDKQQEVLDFIQFLKEKLSFQKPFSISGHQKSLRESKNIIDFWSALQDFRQRVDLESIDDDTFENLRDKSPGREVNL, from the coding sequence ATGACTATTGAACAAACAGTTCTACAAACATTCCGAGAATTACCACCAGATAAACAGCAAGAAGTTTTAGATTTTATTCAATTTCTCAAAGAGAAATTATCATTTCAAAAACCATTTTCTATATCTGGACATCAAAAAAGTTTAAGAGAAAGTAAAAACATTATTGATTTTTGGTCAGCTTTACAAGACTTTAGACAAAGGGTTGATTTAGAAAGTATTGATGATGACACTTTTGAAAATCTCCGGGATAAGTCACCAGGAAGAGAAGTTAATTTATGA
- the tilS gene encoding tRNA lysidine(34) synthetase TilS, producing MVWTPLHAKIHRTMRSRHLFERNQRLLVAVSGGQDSLCLIKLLLDLQSKWGWDLAIAHCDHRWRSDSQANAHHVENLAKTWGTSFYLETANEPINSEAAARDWRYQALSAIAQANNYQYIVTGHTASDRAETLLYNLIRGTGADGLQALTWQRPLTTGIMLVRPLLEITRTQTEQFCQEFKLPIWEDSTNQDLQYARNRIRQELIPYLRENFNPQVESALAQTAELLQAEVEYLEKAAQELREEALAIGDEEDSLTLLPLRLNRRVLQKAPLALQRRVMRQVLQQILTDAPGFEHIEKLTALIIAPNRSQTDPFPGGAIAKVEGDWICFK from the coding sequence ATGGTATGGACTCCCCTACATGCGAAAATACACCGCACAATGCGATCGCGCCACTTATTTGAGCGCAACCAGCGTCTATTAGTCGCTGTCTCCGGCGGACAAGATTCTTTGTGTTTAATAAAATTACTTTTAGATTTACAATCCAAATGGGGATGGGATTTAGCTATTGCTCACTGCGATCATCGCTGGCGTTCTGACTCGCAAGCTAATGCTCATCACGTCGAAAATTTAGCGAAAACTTGGGGTACATCCTTTTATTTAGAAACAGCCAACGAACCGATAAATAGTGAAGCTGCTGCACGCGATTGGCGCTATCAAGCTTTAAGTGCGATCGCACAAGCAAACAATTATCAGTATATAGTTACAGGACACACCGCTAGCGATCGCGCCGAAACTCTCCTCTACAATTTAATTCGCGGTACTGGTGCTGATGGCTTACAAGCCCTGACTTGGCAACGCCCCCTAACTACAGGCATTATGCTAGTGCGTCCACTTTTAGAAATTACTCGCACACAAACAGAGCAATTTTGTCAAGAGTTTAAATTGCCAATTTGGGAAGATTCCACCAATCAAGATTTGCAATATGCCCGCAACCGGATTCGCCAAGAATTAATACCATATTTACGGGAAAATTTTAATCCTCAAGTAGAATCAGCTTTAGCCCAAACAGCAGAACTTCTCCAAGCAGAAGTAGAATATTTAGAAAAAGCCGCCCAGGAGTTACGGGAAGAGGCATTGGCTATTGGGGATGAAGAAGATTCCCTTACTCTTCTTCCCTTACGGTTAAATCGTCGGGTATTGCAGAAAGCACCATTGGCACTGCAACGTCGCGTGATGCGTCAGGTATTGCAGCAAATACTGACTGATGCCCCCGGTTTTGAACACATTGAGAAATTAACGGCTTTAATTATAGCGCCAAACCGATCGCAAACCGATCCATTTCCTGGTGGTGCGATCGCTAAAGTAGAAGGCGACTGGATCTGCTTCAAATAA
- a CDS encoding tetratricopeptide repeat protein — MEIFERIGDVQGKARILNYLGMIYVKKGEVDEAIALFNQSLEINERIGHLQGKAATLHSLGYMYANKGEVDKAIALFNQSLEINERIGNVQDKAMTLWWLGDLAEQQGEYTKAISYLQPALEILQRLKSPDAESVSASLDRVMGNS, encoded by the coding sequence TTGGAAATATTTGAACGCATTGGAGATGTCCAAGGCAAAGCGAGGATATTGAACTATCTGGGAATGATCTACGTCAAGAAAGGGGAAGTAGATGAAGCGATCGCACTTTTCAATCAGTCTTTGGAAATAAATGAACGCATTGGTCATCTCCAAGGCAAAGCGGCGACGTTGCACAGTCTGGGATATATGTACGCAAACAAAGGGGAAGTGGATAAAGCGATCGCACTTTTCAATCAGTCTTTGGAAATAAATGAACGTATTGGTAATGTCCAAGACAAAGCAATGACTCTGTGGTGGCTAGGAGATTTGGCAGAACAACAGGGTGAATACACTAAAGCGATATCCTATTTGCAACCAGCTTTAGAGATTTTGCAGCGATTGAAGTCACCGGATGCTGAAAGTGTGAGTGCAAGTCTTGATAGGGTGATGGGTAATTCGTAA
- a CDS encoding response regulator produces MQGNLSEIDICSILQLIELGQRTGQLWVEAQSSHHNNKLSGEGASIYRPKQQSWFVFFLNGQIIYCQEGESSLSRINDYLRHYRVEMRLTDKQIASLPSTDSPEYAYLWALLERNIINPKIAGSIIHGLVHETLFDLLSLHQGNFIFHQGAALAPQLNTFEIAPFVTKITKQVQEWKQLYPHIQSPEQLPMLSDKVQLQSSLPEATVEKLKHWADGKTTLRQLSRYLNRDILTVAKAIYPYVQQSWLQLVYSVTAKSDTHTDSGELKGKRRGRIVCIDDAIAIGETINSILQPQGYEAIALTNPLEALSLVFQLKPDLILCDIAMSELEGYEVCAMLRHSTAFRLTPIIMLTGKDGFIDRVKARMVGATDYLTKPFTDTELLMLVEKYLKIESYENGE; encoded by the coding sequence ATGCAGGGAAATTTAAGTGAAATTGATATTTGCAGTATCCTGCAATTGATTGAGTTGGGACAGCGAACAGGCCAACTATGGGTAGAAGCTCAAAGCTCTCACCATAACAACAAGCTGAGTGGAGAGGGAGCAAGCATTTATCGCCCCAAACAACAGTCTTGGTTCGTCTTTTTCCTCAATGGTCAAATTATCTACTGCCAAGAAGGTGAGAGTAGTTTATCCAGAATTAACGATTATTTACGTCATTATCGAGTCGAGATGCGACTCACCGACAAACAAATTGCCTCTCTACCATCAACCGACTCGCCAGAGTATGCCTATCTGTGGGCACTTTTGGAGCGGAATATTATCAACCCCAAGATAGCTGGTAGTATCATTCACGGCTTGGTGCATGAAACTCTCTTCGATCTGCTGAGTTTACACCAAGGGAACTTCATTTTTCATCAAGGTGCGGCACTTGCCCCACAATTAAACACTTTCGAGATTGCTCCATTTGTTACAAAAATTACAAAGCAGGTGCAAGAGTGGAAGCAATTGTATCCACACATTCAGTCTCCCGAACAATTACCAATGCTATCTGACAAAGTTCAGCTACAATCTTCACTACCAGAAGCAACTGTAGAGAAATTAAAACATTGGGCTGATGGTAAAACAACCTTGCGTCAACTGTCTCGCTATCTCAACCGAGACATTTTGACAGTTGCTAAGGCAATATATCCATACGTGCAACAGAGTTGGCTACAACTAGTATATTCAGTTACAGCTAAATCAGATACCCACACCGATAGCGGGGAATTGAAGGGAAAACGCAGGGGGCGGATAGTATGTATTGACGATGCGATCGCCATCGGTGAGACTATAAATTCGATCTTACAACCACAGGGTTATGAAGCGATCGCTCTCACCAATCCCTTAGAGGCACTGAGTCTGGTTTTTCAACTCAAACCAGATTTAATTTTATGCGATATCGCCATGTCGGAATTGGAGGGGTACGAGGTTTGCGCCATGCTGCGGCATTCCACAGCATTTCGGCTCACACCAATTATTATGCTCACTGGTAAAGATGGATTTATCGATCGAGTCAAAGCTAGGATGGTCGGAGCTACAGATTATTTAACAAAACCATTTACAGACACTGAATTACTCATGCTCGTAGAGAAATATCTCAAAATAGAATCCTATGAAAATGGAGAGTAG
- a CDS encoding tetratricopeptide repeat protein, whose amino-acid sequence MNCLGIIYADKGDVDEAIALFNQSLEITERIGDVQTKAATLYQLGRIYANKGEVDRAIALYNKSLEIEERIGNVQGKAATLHQLGILYANKGEVD is encoded by the coding sequence TTGAACTGTCTGGGAATTATCTACGCCGACAAAGGGGATGTGGATGAAGCGATCGCACTTTTCAATCAGTCTTTGGAAATAACTGAACGTATTGGAGATGTCCAAACCAAAGCGGCAACATTGTACCAACTGGGACGTATTTATGCCAACAAAGGGGAAGTAGATAGAGCGATCGCACTCTACAATAAGTCTTTGGAAATAGAAGAACGCATTGGAAATGTCCAAGGCAAAGCGGCGACGTTGCACCAACTGGGAATTCTCTACGCTAACAAAGGGGAAGTGGATTAA